One window of Lagenorhynchus albirostris chromosome 16, mLagAlb1.1, whole genome shotgun sequence genomic DNA carries:
- the UBTD1 gene encoding ubiquitin domain-containing protein 1 isoform X2, whose product MGNCVGRQRRERPTAPGHPRKRAGRNEPLKKERLKWKSDYPMTDGQLRSKRDEFWDTAPAFEGRKEIWDALKAAAYAAEANDHELAQAILDGASITLPHGTLCECYDELGNRYQLPIYCLSPPVNLLLEHTEEENLEPPEPTPSVRREFPLKVRLSTGKDVRLSASLPDTVGQLKRQLHAQEGIEPSWQRWFFSGKLLTDRTRLQETKIQKDFVIQVIINQPPPPQD is encoded by the exons GACGCAACGAGCCCCTGAAGAAGGAGAGGCTGAAGTGGAAGAGCGACTACCCAATGACCGATGGGCAGCTGCGGAGCAAGAGGGATGAATTCTGGGACACAGCGCCCGCCTTCGAGGGCCGCAAGGAGATCTGGGATGCCCTCAAGGCTGCCGCCTATGCAGCCGAGGCCAACGACCACGAGCTGGCTCAGGCCATCCTGGACGGAGCCAGCATCACCTTGCCACATG GCACCCTCTGTGAATGCTACGATGAGCTGGGCAATCGCTACCAGCTGCCCATCTACTGCCTGTCGCCACCCGTGAACCTGCTTCTGGAGCACACTGAGGAGGAGAACCTGGAGCCCCCCGAGCCCACCCCCAGCGTGCGCCGAGAGTTCCCGCTGAAGGTACGCCTCTCCACGGGCAAGGACGTGAGGCTCAGCGCCAGCCTGCCTGACACGGTGGGGCAGCTCAAGAGGCAGCTGCACGCCCAGGAGGGCATCGAGCCATCCTGGCAGCGATGGTTCTTCTCTGGAAAGCTGCTCACAGATCGCACGCGGCTCCAGGAAACCAAGATCCAGAAAGATTTTGTCATCCAGGTCATCATTAACCAGCCCCCGCCGCCCCAGGACTGA
- the UBTD1 gene encoding ubiquitin domain-containing protein 1 isoform X3 — MTDGQLRSKRDEFWDTAPAFEGRKEIWDALKAAAYAAEANDHELAQAILDGASITLPHGTLCECYDELGNRYQLPIYCLSPPVNLLLEHTEEENLEPPEPTPSVRREFPLKVRLSTGKDVRLSASLPDTVGQLKRQLHAQEGIEPSWQRWFFSGKLLTDRTRLQETKIQKDFVIQVIINQPPPPQD, encoded by the exons ATGACCGATGGGCAGCTGCGGAGCAAGAGGGATGAATTCTGGGACACAGCGCCCGCCTTCGAGGGCCGCAAGGAGATCTGGGATGCCCTCAAGGCTGCCGCCTATGCAGCCGAGGCCAACGACCACGAGCTGGCTCAGGCCATCCTGGACGGAGCCAGCATCACCTTGCCACATG GCACCCTCTGTGAATGCTACGATGAGCTGGGCAATCGCTACCAGCTGCCCATCTACTGCCTGTCGCCACCCGTGAACCTGCTTCTGGAGCACACTGAGGAGGAGAACCTGGAGCCCCCCGAGCCCACCCCCAGCGTGCGCCGAGAGTTCCCGCTGAAGGTACGCCTCTCCACGGGCAAGGACGTGAGGCTCAGCGCCAGCCTGCCTGACACGGTGGGGCAGCTCAAGAGGCAGCTGCACGCCCAGGAGGGCATCGAGCCATCCTGGCAGCGATGGTTCTTCTCTGGAAAGCTGCTCACAGATCGCACGCGGCTCCAGGAAACCAAGATCCAGAAAGATTTTGTCATCCAGGTCATCATTAACCAGCCCCCGCCGCCCCAGGACTGA